The Alosa sapidissima isolate fAloSap1 chromosome 8, fAloSap1.pri, whole genome shotgun sequence genome contains a region encoding:
- the slc4a5a gene encoding electrogenic sodium bicarbonate cotransporter 4 isoform X1, translating to MDPERGMMGGRHRYEEADEEHQSIYIGVPIPRGYRRKRRRRRSMSSRDSGEVERDRRYEHHHRHHEHHDLDRYDIEAGGLDPPEHSLPPDINRTMSPAAERLRYILGDDDDMPTPTLFTEMDTLQHEGDELEWKESARWVKFEEKVEEGGERWSKPHVSTLSLHSLFELRTCLQTGTVLLDLEGYSLPQIVDDIIERQIEEGMIGPELRDKISFVLLRKHRHQTKKPIHRSLADIGKSGGGSAGNRSPNRAPPAGANFNRSTEDLRSKQAGNYGRLRHAQSRSMNDIADTPSTDQLKNKFIKKIPRDAEASNVLIGEVDFLDKPFVAFVRLAQATTLGGLTEVPVPTRFLFVLLGPHGKAKSYNEIGRAIATLMVDDLFSDVAYKARDREDLIAGIDEFLDEVIVLPPGEWDPKIRIEPPKKVPSADKRKSVFSLNELGQMNGAAGGGGGHGDDEEMPAAHELGEELAFTGRFCGGLFLDIKRKVPWFPSDLYEGFHVQSISAVLFIYLGCITNAITFGGLLGDATDNYQGVMESFLGTALAGTVFCLFSGQPLIILSSTGPILIFEKLLYEFSKSNGIDYMELRLWIGIHSCVQCFFLVATDASYIIKYMTRFTEEGFSSLISFIFISDAIKKMVGSFKYYPINTDFKPDYVTQYKCECIAPDPMPVPDNTSALFGLNITALDWTQLSKKECVKYGGALVGKSCKFVPDLALMSFILFFGTYSMTVSLKKFKFSRYFPTALRKLISDFSIFMSIMTFVGLDMLMGLKTPKLIVPTEFKPTRPGRGWIVLPFGKNPWWVYVASFVPALLVSILIFMDQQISAVIVNRKENKLKKGCGYHLDLLCVGILMAVCSFLGLPWYVAATVISIAHIDSLKMESESSAPGEQPQFLGVREQRVTGILVFVLTGVSIFLAPVLQYIPMPVLYGVFLYMGVASLSGIQFWDRIKLYLMPSKHQPDFSFLRHVPLRRIHLFTLIQIICLIVLWVLKSTFLAIIFPVMILGLLLVRKMLDMVFSQHDLAWMDDLLPEKEKKKKEDEKKTTKDKKKSRVDDSEDEEKYHPYSNCSPPDSDLDRSITLHLKISCPSSPAGPMSRGMACPVPQVKIEMESDYEDTDTDPRHRDMSSETTL from the exons aTGGACCCTGAGCGGGGCATGATGGGAGGCCGCCATCGCTATGAGGAAGCGGACGAGG AACATCAATCCATCTACATCGGTGTGCCGATCCCTCGAGGGTACAGACGCAAACGCCGGCGAAGACGCTCCATGTCCAGCCGAGACTCGGGGGAGGTGGAGCGAGACAGGCGGTATGAGCACCATCACAGACATCACGAGCACCACGACCTGGACCGGTACGACATCGAGGCTGGGGGCCTGGACCCTCCCGAACACAGCCTGCCCCCCGACATCAACAGGACCA TGTCCCCTGCGGCTGAGCGTCTTCGCTACATCCTGGGAGATGACGATGACATGCCCACACCGACCCTGTTCACAGAGATGGACACGCTGCAGCATGAGGGGGACGAGCTGGAGTGGAAGGAGTCGGCCAG GTGGGTGAAGTTTGaggagaaggtggaggagggtggTGAGCGGTGGAGCAAGCCTCATGTGTCCACACTGTCCCTGCACAGCCTGTTTGAGCTGCGCACCTGTCTACAAACTGGCACTGTGCTACTAGACCTGGAGGGGTACTCCCTACCGCAGATAGTGG ATGACATTATCGAGAGACAGATCGAAGAGGGGATGATTGGTCCGGAACTGCGGGATAAGATCAGTTTCGTCCTGCTGCGGAAGCACAGGCATCAGACCAAGAAGCCTATCCACCGCTCCCTGGCAGACATCGGCAAATCAGGCGGCGGAAGTGCTGGCA ACCGCAGTCCAAACCGTGCCCCACCCGCGGGAGCAAACTTTAACCGCTCCACAGAAGACCTGCGCTCCAAACAGGCAGGCAACTATGGCCGTCTGC GTCATGCCCAAAGTCGCAGTATGAATGATATTGCTGATACACCAAGCACAGACCAG CTGAAGAACAAATTCATTAAAAAGATCCCCCGAGATGCAGAGGCATCCAATGTCCTGATTGGAGAAGTTGACTTCCTGGACAAACCCTTTGTGGCCTTTGTACGTTTGGCTCAGGCAACCACACTCGGAGGACTGACTGAGGTCCCCGTGCCCACCAG GTTCTTATTTGTTCTCCTGGGACCTCATGGCAAAGCCAAGTCCTATAATGAGATTGGCAGAGCCATCGCCACCCTGATGGTAGATGAT CTCTTCAGTGATGTCGCATACAAAGCCAGGGATCGGGAGGATCTCATTGCCGGCATCGATGAGTTCTTGGACGAGGTCATCGTCTTGCCACCTGGGGAATGGGACCCCAAAATCCGCATTGAGCCCCCCAAGAAAGTGCCCTCAGCTGACAAAAG gaagTCAGTTTTCTCCCTGAACGAGCTTGGCCAGATGAACGGGGCAGCCGGTGGGGGAGGAGGCCACGGTGACGATGAGGAGATGCCCGCAGCGCATGAGCTTGGAGAGGAGCTGGCCTTCACTGGCAg ATTCTGTGGTGGCCTGTTCTTAGACATCAAGCGTAAGGTTCCCTGGTTCCCTAGTGATTTATATGAGGGCTTTCATGTTCAGTCCATTTCTGCTGTCCTCTTCATCTACCTGGGCTGCATCACCAACGCAATCACCTTTGGTGGCCTCCTTGGAGATGCCACTGACAACTACCAG GGGGTGATGGAGAGTTTCCTGGGCACAGCTCTGGCCGGGACAGTATTCTGCCTGTTTAGTGGCCAGCCACTCATCATCCTCAGTTCCACAGGGCCCATCCTCATCTTTGAGAAACTGCTCTATGAATTCAGCAA GAGCAACGGCATTGACTACATGGAGCTGCGCCTGTGGATCGGCATTCACTCCTGCGTGCAGTGCTTCTTCCTGGTGGCCACAGACGCCAGCTACATCATCAAGTACATGACACGCTTCACCGAGGAGGGATTCTCCAGCCTCATctccttcatcttcatttcGGACGCAATCAAGAAGATGGTGGGCTCCTTCAAGTACTACCCCATCAACACAGACTTCAAGCCCGACTACGTCACCCAGTACAAGTGCGAGTGCATCGCCCCTGACCCGA TGCCAGTGCCAGACAACACTTCTGCTCTGTTTGGG TTAAATATTACAGCTCTGGACTGGACGCAGCTCAGTAAGAAGGAGTGTGTGAAGTATGGAGGTGCTCTGGTGGGCAAGTCCTGCAAGTTCGTGCCCGACCTGGCTCTGATGTCCTTCATCCTCTTCTTTGGAACCTACTCCATGACTGTCTCCCTAAAGAAGTTCAAATTCAGCCGCTATTTCCCCACTGCG CTTCGCAAGCTCATCAGTGACTTCTCCATCTTCATGTCAATCATGACATTTGTGGGTCTTGATATGTTGATGGGGCTAAAGACTCCTAAACTAATTGTTCCCACTGAATTTAAG CCCACCCGTCCAGGTCGCGGCTGGATTGTGTTACCTTTCGGAAAGAACCCCTGGTGGGTGTATGTGGCCAGCTTTGTTCCAGCACTCCTTGTCAGCATCCTGATTTTCATGGATCAACAAATCAGTGCTGTTATTGTCAATCGCAAGGAGAACAAACTCAAG AAAGGGTGTGGCTATCACTTGGACctgttgtgtgtgggtataCTGATGGCAGTCTGTTCCTTCTTGGGACTGCCCTGGTACGTAGCTGCCACTGTCATCTCCATTGCCCACATAGACTCCCTTAAGATGGAGAGCGAGTCCAGCGCACCTGGAGAGCAGCCTCAGTTCCTGGGGGTGAG AGAACAGAGAGTGACTGGGATTCTTGTGTTTGTTCTCACCGGAGTGTCCATCTTCCTGGCCCCTGTACTTCAG TACATCCCAATGCCAGTACTTTATGGAGTTTTCCTCTACATGGGAGTGGCCTCGCTCAGTGGAATTCAG TTCTGGGACCGCATAAAATTATATCTGATGCCGTCCAAGCACCAGCCTGATTTCAGCTTCCTGCGCCATGTGCCCCTGAGACGGATTCACCTCTTCACACTGATCCAGATCATATGCCTCATTGTCCTCTGGGttctcaaatccacttttctggCCATTATCTTTCCTGTTATG ATTCTTGGGCTGTTGTTGGTGCGTAAGATGCTGGACATGGTGTTCTCGCAGCATGACTTAGCTTGGATGGATGATCTCTTGCctgaaaaagagaagaagaagaaagaggatGAGAAGAAGACAACAAAAGACAAGAAGAAGTCAAGAGTGGATGACAGTGAGGACGAG GAGAAGTACCACCCGTACTCTAACTGCTCTCCCCCAGACTCCGACCTGGACCGCAG CATCACACTGCACCTGAAGATCTCCTGCCCGTCTTCGCCGGCGGGGCCCATGAGCCGCGGCATGGCCTGTCCCGTGCCCCAGGTCAAGATCGAGATGGAGTCCGACTACGAGGACACGGACACGGACCCGCGGCACCGGGACATGAGCAGTGAGACAACGCTGTAG